One stretch of Elusimicrobiales bacterium DNA includes these proteins:
- the typA gene encoding translational GTPase TypA, whose product MDNRRQDVRNIAIIAHVDHGKTTLVDAMLKYTGSFQVKADEAQEAVLDSNPLERERGITILAKCTSVPYKDHIINIVDTPGHADFGSEVERILQMVDGALLLVDAVDGPMPQTRFVLRKALALGLAPVVVVNKMDRPNADAAAALNAVFSLFIDLGATDPQLDFPVMYASGKDGWAGDQTSGGKDVSPLFETILKHVPAPLANPDKPLQMQITMLEHNNFVGQVGIGRIVSGNIAKGQNVVLAKPGGALQPCKAVKIERFAGLGRREVDAASAGDIVAVAGLEGVNVGDTVCAADNPAPLAPLSIDEPTISMEFLVNDSPFAGLEGKYITSRHLAARLEKEARTNVGLCVEPMEGEGKFKVSGRGELHLTILIETIRREGFELAVTAPEVIYKEENGKTLEPMEYLVLDIDSAYQGAIFELIGPRGAKLENMASEGSNRLRLEYLIPSRALIGFKSDFLTATRGTGMMHHSFHGYYPKVSIQPLRRNGVFVVKDAGESSAYALYGLQDGGQMFVGPGVKVYEGMIVGQNSRDNDLIVNPNKMKKLTNMRTKAADEALVLTPHRVMSLEQAIEYIAPDELVEITPKSIRLRKKILVSHLRRRAERPDSEEE is encoded by the coding sequence AATACACCGGCTCCTTCCAGGTCAAAGCCGACGAGGCGCAGGAGGCCGTGCTGGATTCCAACCCGCTGGAGCGCGAGCGCGGCATCACCATCCTGGCCAAATGCACGTCGGTGCCGTATAAAGACCATATCATAAACATCGTGGACACCCCCGGCCATGCCGATTTCGGCAGCGAGGTGGAGCGCATCCTTCAGATGGTTGACGGCGCACTGCTGCTGGTTGACGCGGTGGACGGCCCCATGCCGCAAACCCGCTTTGTGCTGCGCAAGGCGCTGGCGCTGGGGCTTGCGCCCGTGGTGGTCGTCAACAAAATGGACCGTCCCAACGCGGACGCCGCCGCGGCGCTCAACGCGGTGTTTAGCCTTTTCATTGATTTGGGCGCCACAGACCCGCAGCTTGATTTCCCGGTGATGTACGCCTCCGGCAAGGACGGCTGGGCGGGCGATCAGACCTCCGGCGGCAAAGACGTCTCCCCCCTGTTTGAGACCATACTAAAGCATGTCCCCGCGCCGCTTGCCAACCCGGACAAGCCGCTTCAAATGCAGATTACCATGCTGGAACACAACAATTTCGTCGGGCAGGTGGGTATAGGGCGCATAGTCAGCGGCAATATCGCAAAAGGCCAGAACGTGGTCCTGGCAAAGCCGGGCGGGGCATTGCAGCCGTGTAAGGCGGTGAAAATAGAACGTTTCGCGGGGCTTGGCCGCCGGGAGGTGGACGCCGCCTCTGCGGGGGATATAGTGGCGGTCGCCGGGCTGGAAGGCGTAAATGTGGGCGACACTGTCTGCGCCGCGGATAATCCGGCGCCGCTTGCGCCGCTGTCCATAGACGAGCCTACGATTTCAATGGAGTTTCTGGTAAACGACAGCCCGTTCGCGGGGCTGGAGGGCAAATACATCACCAGCCGCCATCTTGCCGCCCGGCTTGAGAAAGAGGCGCGCACGAACGTCGGTTTGTGCGTTGAGCCGATGGAGGGCGAAGGCAAATTCAAAGTTTCCGGCAGGGGCGAGCTGCACCTGACTATCCTTATTGAAACCATTCGCCGCGAAGGCTTTGAGCTTGCCGTTACCGCCCCAGAAGTGATTTATAAGGAAGAAAACGGCAAGACGCTGGAGCCGATGGAATATCTGGTGCTGGATATAGACAGCGCGTATCAGGGCGCGATTTTTGAGCTTATCGGTCCGCGCGGCGCGAAACTTGAGAACATGGCCAGCGAAGGCTCAAACCGGCTGCGGCTGGAATATCTGATTCCGTCGCGCGCGCTGATAGGCTTTAAGTCCGATTTCCTGACGGCGACGCGCGGCACCGGGATGATGCATCACAGTTTTCACGGCTATTACCCGAAGGTCAGCATACAGCCGCTGCGCCGCAACGGCGTATTCGTGGTAAAAGACGCGGGCGAGAGCAGCGCCTACGCGCTCTACGGCCTTCAGGACGGCGGACAGATGTTTGTCGGCCCCGGCGTGAAGGTCTATGAAGGCATGATAGTGGGCCAGAATTCGCGCGACAACGATTTGATTGTCAACCCCAACAAGATGAAAAAGCTCACCAACATGCGCACCAAAGCCGCCGACGAGGCGCTGGTCCTGACCCCCCACAGGGTGATGAGTCTGGAGCAGGCCATAGAATACATCGCCCCCGACGAGCTGGTTGAAATAACCCCCAAGTCAATCCGCCTGAGAAAGAAAATTCTGGTAAGCCATCTCCGCCGCCGCGCCGAACGTCCCGACAGCGAAGAGGAATAG
- a CDS encoding type II toxin-antitoxin system RelE/ParE family toxin, with amino-acid sequence MAAGFGEKSLHTAFTKLSFRAVKHARIILFGIISRFFASVLAPTETFRLTAFQPQMATDNGGLRGQEKSEKFRGLDITWHTMYNMGMKMYAVEFYQSERGENYVEDFLDGLQEKTRNKTLAWIRILQMHGPELKRPHADLLESPVHELRVSFSKDEVRILYFFAGDAIVLTHGFLKKTRDVPPGEIERARRIMSDWQRRNL; translated from the coding sequence TTGGCTGCGGGATTCGGCGAAAAATCGCTTCATACTGCCTTCACAAAATTATCCTTTCGTGCTGTGAAGCACGCGCGGATAATTTTGTTCGGCATTATCTCGCGCTTTTTCGCCTCGGTCCTCGCACCAACTGAAACTTTCAGGTTAACGGCTTTTCAACCACAGATGGCCACAGATAACGGCGGGCTGCGGGGGCAGGAAAAATCCGAGAAATTCCGGGGGCTTGATATTACATGGCATACCATGTATAATATGGGTATGAAAATGTATGCGGTGGAGTTTTATCAAAGCGAGCGCGGCGAAAATTACGTGGAGGATTTCCTTGACGGACTTCAGGAAAAAACCAGAAACAAAACACTTGCATGGATTAGGATACTGCAGATGCATGGCCCTGAATTGAAACGTCCCCATGCGGATTTGCTTGAAAGCCCTGTTCATGAGTTGCGCGTGTCATTTTCAAAAGATGAGGTGCGGATACTTTATTTTTTCGCCGGCGATGCTATAGTGCTGACGCATGGTTTTCTCAAGAAAACGCGCGATGTCCCACCTGGTGAAATTGAGCGGGCAAGACGCATTATGTCCGACTGGCAAAGGAGAAACTTATGA
- a CDS encoding helix-turn-helix transcriptional regulator, with protein MNAKKRYTFDDYLKKQEAKDPAFRARYEHEVRLAEIAVQIAKAREAKGLTQAALARKIHTTQQVVSDIERLKYPNMTLNTLLRITSALRIHITL; from the coding sequence ATGAACGCCAAAAAGCGCTATACCTTTGACGATTACCTCAAGAAGCAGGAGGCTAAAGACCCCGCATTCCGGGCTAGGTACGAGCATGAGGTCCGCCTCGCCGAAATTGCCGTGCAGATAGCCAAAGCCCGCGAGGCTAAGGGCCTCACGCAAGCCGCTCTGGCAAGGAAGATTCACACAACGCAGCAGGTCGTTTCGGATATTGAGCGGCTCAAGTACCCGAACATGACGCTTAACACTTTGCTTAGAATCACTTCAGCGTTGCGTATACATATAACCCTGTAA